CGAAAAACTGGACAAGGGCACGGAACTGACCGTTATCAAGCAACAGGATGATTGGTATCAAGTTACCGCGCCTGATGGCAAAACCGGTTTTGTGGCTAGTTGGACAGTCAGCGCGCCTAATGACGGTCAGACGCAAAAAGCCGCAACCAAGCTTTCCGAAGCGACGATTGTTCTTGATCCGGGTCACGGCGGTACCGATACCGGCGCCATTGCCAATGATGGCTCTGATTATGAAAAGACCTACACCCTGAAAACGGCAGACCTTGTCGCCAATGCTTTGCGCGCAGCCGGAGCAAACGTCATCATGACACGCACCACCGATACGTTTGTTGATCTTGCGCCGCGACCAACCACCGCCAACAACGCCCATGCAGACGCCTTCATCTCGTTCCACTTTGACTCTAGCCCATCCAAAAACTCTGCTTCAGGCTTCACTACCTACTACTACAGCAGTAAAAAGGATCTCGCGCTGGCCAAGTCGATTAATGGCGCGCTGACTGGCTTGCCGCTGGAGAATCGCGGCGTAGCTTTTGGTAATTATGAAGTTTTGCGTGATAACAAGCAGCCGGCCATTTTGAACGAAATGGGCTACATCAACAATGACAAAGACTTTAAACACATCAAGGATCCGACATACCAGTCAAAAATAGCGACGGATATTGTCAATGGATTGAATGCCTACTTCAAGGCTGGCAATCACCAATAATCGTTTCACTTGTTTTCGACCAATCAAATACCCGCTAAGGCAGCTGCGGTTGCCTTAGCGGGTATTTTGGTTGCAACTATTTACTTGCGGAACAAAGGCGGAATTTCTTCTAAAGTATCAACCTTAAAGTCCGCTTGCGGTGCGGCATTTAACCCATCCACATTGAAGTAAATGGTTTTGACCCCTGCGTTGACGCCAGCATCAATATCCAGAGAACGGTCACCGATCATTGCCGTAAACGCCGGATTCAGCTGAAAGCGGTCAAGCAGATATTGAATCGCATGCGGTGCCGGTTTGCGTGGCAGGTTCAGGTCGGAATCCACACCACCGAGAAACAAGGTATCCACATGATCATTCGCGAGAATCTGCCATGCGCTGTGGTCGCGATGCGTTAACAACAGATTGTTGCCACCTTGATCCTTGATTGCCCGCAACACTGGCAGCGCCGCCGGGTAAGGATGAATGTCATGAAGGTAAGCACGAGCACGGTGATGGTAGTCAGCCTCTAATTCATCCACCGAGCGCCCTACTTTGCTACCGAAATCGGTTAG
Above is a window of Lacticaseibacillus casei DSM 20011 = JCM 1134 = ATCC 393 DNA encoding:
- a CDS encoding N-acetylmuramoyl-L-alanine amidase, whose translation is MKPIGQLKKWPLIILLAVLFGVGAATTSVMANTQYMTVKADTVNVRLGPGLAYGIMGQVKSGNQLTIIGAKNSWYQVRLAGNRIGWVASWLVDQSEAATTRAKVATVNQPVNVREYASQDAKQLGSLNAGVSVKVVYQEGNWTQIAYNNTAAWITSSSVQLTGQTTNLAQPAQANLTQTQSNPSLKVTTNTTTNLRNAAGINAPVVEKLDKGTELTVIKQQDDWYQVTAPDGKTGFVASWTVSAPNDGQTQKAATKLSEATIVLDPGHGGTDTGAIANDGSDYEKTYTLKTADLVANALRAAGANVIMTRTTDTFVDLAPRPTTANNAHADAFISFHFDSSPSKNSASGFTTYYYSSKKDLALAKSINGALTGLPLENRGVAFGNYEVLRDNKQPAILNEMGYINNDKDFKHIKDPTYQSKIATDIVNGLNAYFKAGNHQ
- a CDS encoding HAD hydrolase-like protein, whose translation is MLVNAIWDFDGMLYDSYPGMMKALRSLVLDNGGQIEPDALYRLVKKTSIKKFLTDFGSKVGRSVDELEADYHHRARAYLHDIHPYPAALPVLRAIKDQGGNNLLLTHRDHSAWQILANDHVDTLFLGGVDSDLNLPRKPAPHAIQYLLDRFQLNPAFTAMIGDRSLDIDAGVNAGVKTIYFNVDGLNAAPQADFKVDTLEEIPPLFRK